From Rhodopseudomonas palustris, a single genomic window includes:
- a CDS encoding OmpA/MotB family protein, producing MAKKKREEAHGGHGWFVTFADLMALLLAFFVMLVAFSTQDTQKLKIVAGSMREAFGVQSDARYSGIIENDGLPTRGKVKNTEHVNPELSTAKPSPGEVTRDEGINTKEDREFALASASLRQALQNMPEIAELSKNIMFEETKQGLNLEIMDQDGRSMFADGSRVPFERTRLLLQRLAVPLRATPLRISIVGHTSSGLLPERSDYNGWDLSSDRANSVRQILEREGLPGSHIFAVTGKSDSQPLFPEDPSIAANRRVTITLMRESPALPPGMKP from the coding sequence ATGGCCAAGAAGAAGCGCGAGGAGGCACACGGCGGTCACGGCTGGTTCGTGACGTTCGCCGACCTGATGGCGTTGCTTCTGGCGTTCTTCGTCATGCTGGTGGCGTTTTCGACCCAGGATACGCAGAAACTGAAGATCGTCGCCGGCTCGATGCGCGAGGCGTTCGGCGTGCAGTCCGACGCGCGCTATTCCGGCATCATCGAAAACGACGGTCTGCCCACCCGCGGCAAGGTCAAGAATACCGAACACGTCAATCCGGAGCTGTCGACTGCCAAGCCGTCGCCCGGCGAGGTGACGCGCGACGAAGGCATCAACACCAAGGAGGATCGCGAGTTCGCGCTGGCCTCCGCGTCGCTGCGGCAGGCACTCCAGAACATGCCGGAAATCGCCGAACTGTCGAAGAACATCATGTTCGAGGAGACCAAGCAGGGGCTCAACCTCGAGATCATGGATCAGGACGGCCGCTCGATGTTCGCCGACGGCTCGCGGGTGCCGTTCGAGCGCACCCGCCTGCTGCTGCAACGCCTTGCCGTTCCGCTGCGGGCCACGCCGCTGCGGATCTCGATCGTCGGTCACACCTCGTCCGGCCTGTTGCCGGAACGCAGCGACTACAACGGCTGGGATCTGTCCTCCGACCGCGCCAATTCGGTTCGCCAGATCCTGGAGCGGGAAGGTCTGCCGGGCTCGCATATCTTCGCTGTGACCGGCAAGTCGGACAGCCAGCCGTTGTTCCCCGAAGACCCTTCGATCGCCGCCAACCGCCGGGTGACGATCACGCTGATGCGCGAGAGCCCCGCACTGCCGCCCGGCATGAAGCCGTAG
- a CDS encoding aminotransferase — MSNKVFADLPVTVFEAMSQLARDNDAINLGQGFPDDPGPEDIRRTAADAVLNGYNQYPSMMGLPELRQAISTHYAHWHGVQLDPMTEVMVTSGATEALASAILSVVEPGDEVIVFQPVYDSYLPIIRQAGGIPRLVRLEPPHWRITEESLRRVFNAKTKAIVFNNPLNPAAVVYPREDLELLARFCQEFDAVAICDEVWEHVTFDGLSHIPLITIPGMRDRTIKIGSAGKIFSLTGWKVGFVCAAPKLLRVAAKVHQFLAFTTAPNLQVAVAYGLGKSDDYFLGMRKDLARSRDRLAQGLSSIGFPVIRSQGTYFLTVDLSPLGLNETDEAFCKRIVTDYNVAAIPVSAFYEEEPVTSVVRFCFAKNDRTLDTALERLSDAVHGR; from the coding sequence ATGAGCAACAAGGTCTTCGCCGATCTGCCGGTCACCGTGTTCGAAGCGATGTCGCAGCTCGCGCGCGACAACGACGCGATCAATCTCGGGCAGGGCTTCCCCGACGATCCGGGGCCGGAGGACATCCGTCGCACCGCCGCCGACGCTGTGCTGAACGGCTATAACCAATACCCGTCGATGATGGGGCTGCCGGAGCTGCGCCAGGCGATCTCGACGCACTACGCGCATTGGCACGGCGTCCAGCTCGATCCGATGACCGAGGTGATGGTGACCTCCGGCGCCACGGAAGCGCTGGCGAGCGCCATCCTGTCGGTGGTCGAGCCCGGCGACGAAGTCATCGTGTTTCAGCCGGTGTACGATTCCTATCTTCCGATCATCCGCCAGGCTGGCGGGATTCCGCGCCTGGTCCGGCTCGAGCCGCCGCATTGGCGGATCACCGAGGAATCGCTGCGGCGGGTGTTCAACGCCAAGACCAAGGCGATCGTCTTCAACAACCCGCTCAACCCGGCCGCGGTGGTGTATCCGCGCGAAGATCTCGAATTGCTGGCGCGGTTCTGCCAGGAGTTCGACGCGGTGGCGATCTGCGACGAGGTGTGGGAGCACGTCACTTTTGACGGCCTCAGCCACATTCCGCTGATCACCATCCCCGGGATGCGCGACCGCACCATCAAGATCGGCTCGGCCGGCAAGATCTTCTCGCTCACCGGCTGGAAAGTCGGCTTCGTCTGCGCCGCACCGAAGCTGCTGCGGGTCGCCGCCAAGGTGCATCAGTTCCTGGCCTTCACGACCGCACCGAACCTGCAGGTCGCCGTCGCCTACGGTCTCGGCAAGAGCGACGATTACTTCCTGGGGATGCGCAAGGATCTCGCCCGCAGCCGGGACCGGCTGGCGCAGGGGCTGTCCAGCATCGGCTTTCCGGTGATCCGCTCCCAGGGAACCTATTTCCTCACCGTCGATTTGTCGCCGCTCGGCCTCAACGAGACCGACGAGGCGTTCTGCAAGCGGATCGTCACCGATTACAACGTCGCTGCGATCCCGGTGTCGGCGTTCTACGAGGAGGAGCCGGTCACTTCGGTGGTACGGTTCTGTTTCGCCAAGAACGATCGGACGCTCGACACCGCCCTCGAGCGTCTGTCGGATGCGGTTCACGGGCGCTAG
- a CDS encoding beta-ketoacyl-ACP synthase yields MTVTRDKFGRPIVVVTGMGVVTSLGAGKTDNWAKLTAGESGIRTITRFPIDGLKSTMAGTVDFVPVEPFSSVVLGEMLADLATEEAIAQSGIGRKGDFPGPLFLAVAPVELEWLPRQELARATGANTAIDYDALLRVSGGGAFSQYHRRFLFGSVADHLADTFGTKGSPISLSTACASGASAIQLGVEAIRRGEADAALCVATDGSVNAEALIRFSLLSALSTQNDPPQAASKPFAKNRDGFVMAEGAGALVLESYESAVARGAPILGVIAGCGELADNFHRTRSSPDGKPIIGCINKTLADAGMSVDQIDYINAHGTGTPENDKMEYHGISSVFGDRAGSIPVSSNKSMVGHTLSAAGAVEAIFSLLTLEHQRIPPTINYDVPDPAIPLDVVPNQARDARVTAVMSNSFGFGGQNASLILTREPA; encoded by the coding sequence ATGACCGTGACGCGGGACAAATTCGGCAGGCCGATCGTGGTCGTCACCGGCATGGGCGTGGTCACCTCGCTCGGCGCCGGCAAGACCGACAACTGGGCCAAGCTCACCGCCGGCGAATCCGGCATCCGCACCATCACCCGCTTTCCGATCGACGGGCTGAAGAGCACGATGGCCGGCACCGTGGACTTCGTCCCGGTCGAGCCGTTCTCCTCGGTCGTGCTCGGCGAGATGCTCGCCGACCTCGCCACCGAAGAGGCGATCGCGCAGTCGGGCATCGGCCGTAAAGGCGACTTCCCCGGCCCGCTGTTTCTCGCGGTCGCGCCGGTCGAGCTGGAATGGCTGCCGCGCCAGGAGCTGGCGCGCGCCACCGGCGCCAACACCGCGATCGACTACGACGCCCTGCTCCGCGTCAGCGGCGGCGGCGCGTTCTCGCAATATCATCGGCGCTTCCTGTTCGGCTCGGTCGCCGATCATCTCGCCGACACCTTCGGCACCAAGGGCTCGCCGATCTCGCTGTCGACCGCCTGCGCCTCGGGCGCGAGCGCGATTCAGCTCGGCGTCGAAGCGATCCGGCGCGGCGAAGCCGATGCAGCGCTGTGCGTCGCGACCGACGGCTCGGTCAACGCCGAAGCGCTGATCCGGTTCTCGCTGCTATCGGCGCTGTCGACCCAGAATGATCCGCCGCAGGCCGCATCCAAGCCGTTCGCCAAGAACCGCGACGGCTTCGTGATGGCCGAAGGCGCCGGCGCGCTGGTGCTGGAGAGCTACGAGTCGGCGGTGGCGCGCGGCGCCCCGATCCTCGGCGTCATCGCAGGCTGTGGCGAACTCGCCGACAATTTCCACCGCACCCGCTCGAGCCCGGACGGCAAGCCGATCATCGGCTGCATCAACAAGACGCTGGCCGATGCCGGGATGAGTGTCGATCAGATCGACTACATCAATGCGCACGGCACCGGCACGCCCGAGAACGACAAGATGGAGTATCACGGCATCTCCAGCGTGTTCGGCGACCGCGCCGGTTCGATCCCGGTATCCTCGAACAAATCGATGGTCGGTCACACATTGTCGGCCGCCGGTGCGGTCGAGGCGATCTTTTCGCTGCTGACGCTGGAGCATCAGCGGATTCCACCAACCATCAACTACGACGTGCCGGATCCGGCGATCCCGCTGGATGTGGTGCCCAATCAGGCCCGCGACGCCCGCGTCACCGCGGTGATGTCGAACTCGTTCGGGTTCGGCGGCCAGAACGCCTCGCTGATCCTGACCCGCGAACCGGCCTAG
- a CDS encoding lipid A biosynthesis lauroyl acyltransferase: MKVALYRAKLRAQRAAKDVVGKIVGPVAIGALHLARKFDPDKSARLFGAIARRFGPRLPEQKIGRDNLTAAFPEKSPEEIETILAGVWDNLGRAAAEFAHLDSVWDYDVEHPERSRIEVTGRSLELFEKLRDDGKPALIFASHLGNWELAAVAAVAHGLDTAVLYRRPNIEAADRIVEEIRSVKMGQLVAAGSSAPFKLAKALQDGKHVGMLIDQHFTKGVDVTFFGRTAKANPLLAKLLRQIECPLHGARVIRLPDGRFRAELTEEIQPVRDADGRIDIQGTMQACTSVIESWIRETPEQWLWLHRRWR, from the coding sequence ATGAAGGTCGCCCTGTATCGCGCCAAGCTGCGCGCCCAGCGCGCGGCCAAGGACGTCGTTGGCAAGATCGTCGGGCCGGTGGCGATCGGCGCGCTGCATCTGGCGCGGAAGTTCGATCCCGACAAGAGCGCCCGGCTGTTCGGCGCGATCGCCCGCAGGTTCGGCCCTCGCCTGCCCGAGCAGAAGATCGGCCGCGACAATCTCACCGCAGCATTTCCCGAGAAATCTCCCGAAGAAATCGAAACGATCCTCGCCGGCGTCTGGGACAATCTCGGCCGCGCCGCGGCGGAATTCGCGCATCTGGACTCGGTGTGGGACTATGATGTCGAGCATCCCGAGCGCAGCCGCATCGAGGTGACGGGGCGATCGCTCGAACTGTTCGAAAAGCTGCGCGACGACGGCAAGCCGGCGCTGATCTTCGCCAGCCATCTCGGCAATTGGGAGCTGGCGGCGGTCGCAGCCGTCGCGCACGGTCTGGACACCGCGGTGCTGTATCGCCGCCCGAACATCGAGGCCGCCGATCGCATCGTCGAAGAAATCCGCTCGGTGAAAATGGGTCAGCTCGTCGCCGCCGGATCGAGCGCGCCGTTCAAACTGGCCAAGGCGCTGCAGGACGGCAAGCACGTCGGCATGCTGATCGATCAGCACTTCACCAAGGGCGTCGACGTCACCTTCTTCGGCCGCACCGCAAAGGCCAACCCGCTGCTCGCAAAGCTGCTGCGGCAGATCGAATGCCCGCTGCACGGCGCCCGCGTCATCCGTCTCCCCGACGGCCGTTTCCGCGCCGAGCTGACCGAAGAGATCCAGCCGGTCCGCGATGCCGACGGCCGGATCGACATTCAGGGCACGATGCAGGCGTGCACCTCGGTGATCGAAAGCTGGATCCGCGAAACGCCCGAGCAATGGCTGTGGCTGCACCGCCGTTGGCGGTAA
- a CDS encoding motility protein A codes for MDLATLLGLAAGAAVVSSLILMGGNFGMFYDIHAVIVIFGGSFAATLIRFPLSAMLHGLPLGAKFAFTMSNLSARDLVDELANIAEIARKSGPVGLEKVEADDPFLAKGIRYVADGYDIEFIRDNLERDRDNFLLHLNEGSKIYRAIGDCAPAFGMIGTLLGMVQMFSNMSDPSKLGPFMAVALLATLYGAVVANLICLPIADKLHGKLVDEETNRTLIIDGILMIRDSKSPTLVREMLLAYLPEKHRHEENESVPA; via the coding sequence ATGGATCTCGCCACACTCCTGGGCCTGGCCGCGGGCGCTGCCGTCGTGTCTTCGCTCATTCTGATGGGCGGCAATTTCGGGATGTTTTACGACATCCATGCGGTCATTGTTATCTTCGGTGGTTCGTTCGCTGCGACGCTCATCCGCTTTCCGCTGTCGGCGATGCTGCATGGCCTTCCGCTCGGCGCGAAGTTTGCGTTCACGATGAGCAATCTGTCGGCACGTGACCTGGTCGACGAACTCGCCAACATCGCCGAGATCGCCCGCAAGTCGGGGCCCGTGGGACTGGAAAAGGTCGAGGCCGACGATCCGTTCCTCGCCAAGGGCATCCGCTACGTCGCTGACGGCTACGACATCGAGTTCATTCGCGACAATCTCGAGCGCGACCGCGACAACTTCCTGCTGCACCTCAACGAAGGCTCGAAGATCTACCGGGCGATCGGCGACTGCGCGCCGGCGTTCGGCATGATCGGGACGTTGCTCGGCATGGTGCAGATGTTTTCCAACATGTCCGATCCGTCCAAGCTCGGCCCGTTCATGGCGGTGGCGCTGCTCGCGACCTTGTACGGCGCCGTGGTGGCGAACCTGATCTGTCTGCCGATCGCCGACAAGCTGCATGGCAAGCTGGTCGACGAGGAAACCAATCGAACGCTGATCATCGACGGCATTCTGATGATCCGTGACTCCAAGAGCCCGACGCTGGTCAGAGAGATGCTGCTTGCCTATCTCCCTGAAAAGCATCGACATGAAGAGAACGAGAGCGTCCCAGCTTAA
- a CDS encoding B12-binding domain-containing radical SAM protein translates to MAALRSRLRGLSGRHDLTTVIVNAFDHRTRVLPFILADTRMAPGGVRAIGSALVDVGFDKTRIVLQQWNRNFSPLQMRLDGRIPDLFLVSSMHLHSAECDRLIREACQIAPDKRPLIMVGGPRIRYEPWHVFGGDRNASWAADVAVTGEEYVFLELLDVLLSMRSSGESMRSVFLRARDSGALDEVPGIVYARTAARNGPIEELVDTGVQRLLGDLDELPDPVHGYKLLEAPSNSATLASQALPANRVKRYSPIAGIVMTAGCKFRCSYCPIPAYNQSQFRAKSGERIAEEIGQIASTFGIYHFFGADDNFFNDTKRTLDIAGTLARKRSERPFCKVRIGTEVTVHDTVGMRDHLPLIRDAGFAAVWLGVEDMTATLVKKAQDKDKTQLAFRLLRENNILPMPMMMHHDSQPLVTWGSNYGLINQIRLLRKAGSITTQVMMLTPAPGSKWYENVFESGMAFSRAGDIKVEPHIMDGNYVVASKHARPWMKQLNLLLAYTYFFNPVRFLSALVFSKSADVFSSAETRPAHEVAHFSPAKRMRRRAWLRFRAHIVDAGAQIYGMIGLAHTYRRTAGWAWRLLRNDIERHDRAPVSPIPMRGVGQRRSDHALPGTFDLRDLEPAGGAEPVRKVANL, encoded by the coding sequence ATGGCGGCGCTACGATCGCGGCTGCGCGGGCTCTCCGGGCGGCATGACCTGACGACGGTCATCGTCAACGCCTTCGATCATCGAACCAGGGTGCTCCCCTTCATTCTCGCCGATACCCGGATGGCTCCGGGCGGTGTGCGAGCGATCGGTTCGGCACTGGTGGATGTCGGCTTCGACAAGACACGAATAGTGCTCCAGCAATGGAACCGGAACTTCAGCCCGCTGCAGATGCGGCTCGATGGCCGGATTCCGGATCTGTTCCTGGTCTCCAGTATGCACCTGCATTCGGCCGAATGTGATCGGCTGATCCGGGAGGCCTGCCAGATCGCCCCCGACAAGCGGCCGCTGATCATGGTCGGCGGCCCCCGCATTCGCTACGAGCCCTGGCATGTATTCGGCGGTGACCGGAACGCGTCTTGGGCCGCCGACGTCGCGGTCACAGGCGAGGAATACGTGTTCCTCGAACTGCTCGACGTTCTCCTGTCGATGCGCAGCTCCGGCGAATCGATGCGCTCGGTCTTCCTACGCGCACGCGACAGCGGCGCTCTCGACGAGGTACCGGGGATCGTCTATGCGCGCACGGCCGCGCGGAACGGACCGATCGAGGAACTGGTCGACACCGGCGTGCAGCGCCTGCTCGGCGATCTCGACGAGCTTCCCGATCCGGTGCACGGCTACAAGCTGCTGGAGGCCCCGAGCAACAGCGCCACGCTGGCGAGCCAGGCGCTGCCGGCCAATCGGGTCAAACGATACAGCCCGATCGCCGGCATCGTGATGACTGCCGGCTGCAAGTTCAGGTGTTCGTACTGTCCGATCCCGGCCTACAACCAGTCGCAGTTCCGCGCCAAGAGCGGCGAGCGCATCGCCGAGGAGATCGGGCAGATCGCCAGCACCTTCGGCATCTATCACTTCTTCGGCGCCGACGATAATTTCTTCAACGACACCAAACGCACGCTCGATATCGCCGGAACACTGGCGCGGAAACGGTCGGAAAGACCGTTCTGCAAAGTACGCATCGGCACCGAGGTCACGGTCCATGACACCGTCGGGATGCGCGATCACTTGCCGCTGATCCGCGACGCGGGGTTCGCCGCGGTATGGCTCGGTGTCGAGGACATGACCGCGACACTGGTGAAGAAAGCACAGGACAAGGACAAGACCCAGCTCGCTTTCCGCCTGCTGCGCGAGAACAACATCCTGCCGATGCCGATGATGATGCACCACGACAGCCAGCCGCTGGTGACGTGGGGATCGAACTACGGCCTGATCAATCAGATCAGGCTGCTGCGCAAGGCCGGCTCGATCACCACCCAGGTGATGATGTTGACCCCCGCCCCCGGGTCGAAGTGGTACGAGAACGTGTTCGAATCCGGCATGGCGTTCAGCCGCGCCGGCGACATCAAGGTCGAACCGCACATCATGGACGGCAACTACGTGGTCGCGTCGAAGCACGCTCGGCCGTGGATGAAGCAGCTCAATCTGCTGCTCGCCTACACCTACTTCTTCAACCCGGTCCGTTTCCTGAGTGCGCTGGTGTTCTCGAAATCGGCCGACGTGTTTTCCAGCGCCGAAACCCGCCCCGCCCACGAGGTCGCGCATTTCTCGCCCGCCAAGCGGATGCGGCGGCGGGCGTGGCTGAGATTCCGCGCCCACATCGTCGACGCCGGCGCGCAGATCTACGGCATGATCGGGCTGGCCCACACCTATCGGCGAACCGCCGGATGGGCGTGGCGGCTGCTCCGCAACGACATCGAGCGGCACGACCGCGCCCCGGTCAGCCCGATCCCGATGCGGGGCGTCGGCCAAAGGCGGTCGGATCACGCGCTGCCGGGAACGTTCGACCTCAGGGATCTCGAACCGGCCGGCGGCGCCGAACCGGTGCGGAAGGTGGCGAACCTCTGA
- the pssA gene encoding CDP-diacylglycerol--serine O-phosphatidyltransferase has product MPFDLNSPETPRRRFGPIPVRLLVPNVITLLAICAGLTAIRLATEGRMELAVAAIVFAAVLDGIDGRVARMIKGQSKFGAELDSLADFVNFGVAPGLILYFWQLHDLNNVGWIAAMVFAISGGLRLARFNATMDDPNKPAFAANFFTGVPAPAGAITVLLPVYMGFLGAPTPPAVLTAVYTLLIAFLMVSRLPVFSGKAVRLRVAPEMVLPVFVSVVLFVALLIGYPWHILSACSVLYLLSLPVGWRSYRDHQRNAAAQTAKADVPSGAGQKPTLVVNDPVPRDDDRPARLN; this is encoded by the coding sequence ATGCCTTTCGATCTGAATTCCCCTGAGACGCCGCGGCGCAGGTTCGGGCCGATCCCGGTCCGACTGCTGGTGCCGAATGTCATTACCCTGCTGGCGATCTGCGCCGGCCTGACCGCGATCCGGCTGGCGACCGAGGGGCGGATGGAACTGGCGGTCGCCGCCATCGTGTTCGCGGCCGTGCTCGACGGCATCGACGGCCGGGTCGCCCGGATGATCAAGGGGCAGTCGAAATTCGGCGCCGAGCTCGACAGTCTGGCCGATTTCGTCAATTTCGGCGTCGCGCCCGGCCTGATCCTGTATTTTTGGCAGCTCCACGACCTCAACAATGTCGGCTGGATCGCCGCGATGGTGTTCGCAATCAGCGGAGGGCTGCGTCTGGCGCGTTTCAACGCCACCATGGACGATCCCAACAAGCCGGCCTTCGCCGCTAATTTCTTCACCGGGGTGCCGGCGCCGGCCGGCGCGATCACCGTGTTGCTGCCGGTCTATATGGGCTTCCTCGGCGCTCCGACCCCGCCTGCGGTCCTGACGGCCGTCTATACGCTCCTGATTGCGTTCCTGATGGTGTCGCGGTTGCCGGTGTTCTCGGGCAAGGCGGTGCGGCTGCGGGTGGCGCCCGAGATGGTGCTGCCGGTATTCGTATCAGTGGTGCTGTTTGTCGCGCTTTTGATCGGCTACCCGTGGCACATCCTGTCGGCATGCTCTGTGCTCTATCTGCTCAGCCTGCCGGTCGGCTGGCGGTCGTATCGCGATCATCAGCGCAACGCGGCCGCGCAGACCGCCAAGGCTGACGTCCCCTCGGGAGCCGGCCAAAAACCGACCCTGGTGGTCAACGACCCGGTGCCACGCGATGACGACCGGCCGGCGCGGCTGAACTGA
- a CDS encoding zinc-binding dehydrogenase produces MRALTLVADRNLVVADLPSPPPPAAGEVQVRIAAVALNHIDVWGYRGMAFVKRKLPIVVGAEASGTIEAVGDGVTAFKPGQKVVMYGALTCGHCKACQEGRDNLCENVGGLIGFHVDGFARELMNIAARLVIPVPDGVDLRDAACAPIAFSTVQHMLFDNAKLQPGETVLVHAGGSGIGTVAIMMAKAIGCTVITTVGDDSKIEGVKKLGADHVINYRQDRFEHECRKITKKKGVDVVFEHVGADTFNGSLLSLKRGGRLVTCGSTSGPTTTLNLMQLFQQQYKIFGSFGATMKNIAESLDKMAAGMLPVIDTEVPLDDVGAALKRMESRQVFGKIIVRF; encoded by the coding sequence ATGCGCGCGCTCACCCTCGTTGCCGACCGCAATCTCGTGGTCGCCGACCTGCCGTCCCCCCCGCCCCCGGCGGCTGGCGAGGTGCAGGTCCGCATCGCCGCGGTGGCGCTGAACCACATCGACGTGTGGGGCTATCGCGGCATGGCCTTCGTCAAGCGCAAGCTGCCGATCGTGGTCGGTGCCGAGGCCTCCGGCACGATCGAAGCGGTCGGTGACGGCGTCACGGCGTTCAAGCCCGGGCAGAAGGTCGTGATGTACGGGGCGCTGACCTGCGGCCACTGCAAGGCGTGCCAGGAAGGCCGCGACAATCTCTGCGAAAACGTCGGCGGCCTGATCGGCTTCCATGTCGACGGCTTCGCGCGCGAGCTGATGAATATCGCGGCGCGGCTGGTGATCCCGGTGCCGGACGGCGTCGACCTGCGCGACGCCGCCTGCGCGCCGATCGCGTTCTCGACCGTGCAGCACATGCTGTTCGACAATGCCAAGCTGCAGCCCGGAGAGACCGTGCTGGTGCACGCCGGCGGCTCCGGCATCGGCACCGTGGCGATCATGATGGCGAAGGCGATCGGCTGCACGGTGATCACCACCGTCGGCGACGATTCCAAGATCGAAGGCGTCAAGAAGCTCGGCGCCGATCACGTCATCAACTATCGCCAGGACCGCTTCGAGCACGAGTGCCGCAAGATCACCAAGAAGAAGGGCGTCGACGTGGTGTTCGAACACGTCGGCGCCGACACCTTCAACGGCTCGCTGCTCAGCCTGAAGCGCGGCGGCCGGCTGGTGACCTGCGGCTCGACCTCGGGCCCGACCACCACCCTCAACCTGATGCAGTTGTTCCAGCAGCAGTACAAAATCTTCGGCTCGTTCGGCGCGACGATGAAGAACATCGCCGAAAGTCTCGACAAGATGGCGGCCGGCATGCTGCCGGTGATCGACACCGAGGTGCCGCTCGACGACGTCGGCGCCGCACTGAAGCGGATGGAAAGCCGTCAGGTGTTCGGCAAGATCATCGTCCGGTTCTGA
- a CDS encoding polyamine ABC transporter substrate-binding protein, with the protein MMRDTMRRRVLTLGAGIALSVSLTLPGRAQDRTVNFYNWSNYVAPGVLDDFTRETGIKVVYDTFDANETLETKLLAGKSGYDVVVPTAYFLQRQITAGVFQKLDKSKLPNLKNAWDFVTGKLALYDPGNQFAVNYMWGTTGIGYNVAAVKRILGEGAVIDSWEAVFKPENLAKFKECGVHMLDSADDILPAALTYLGRDPNSTNKDDLEKAAEVVGKVQPSVRKFHSSEYLNALATGEICLVVAWSGDIKQAQSRAAEAHNGVEIGYAIPKEGAQMFFDNLAIPADAKNAAEAHELINFLYRPDIAARNSDFLSYANGNKASREFINPRVLNDKAIYPDDATLARLFVITARDPATQRTINRLWTRVKTGR; encoded by the coding sequence ATGATGCGGGATACGATGCGGCGGCGAGTGCTGACACTGGGCGCGGGGATCGCTCTGTCGGTGTCGCTCACGTTGCCTGGCCGGGCGCAGGACCGCACCGTCAATTTCTACAACTGGTCGAACTACGTCGCGCCGGGCGTCCTGGATGACTTCACCCGCGAGACCGGCATCAAGGTGGTGTACGACACTTTCGACGCCAACGAGACGCTGGAGACCAAGCTGCTCGCCGGCAAGTCGGGCTACGATGTCGTGGTGCCGACCGCGTACTTCCTGCAGCGGCAGATCACCGCCGGCGTGTTCCAGAAGCTCGACAAGTCGAAGCTTCCCAACCTGAAGAACGCCTGGGATTTCGTCACCGGCAAGCTGGCGCTGTACGACCCCGGCAATCAGTTCGCCGTCAACTACATGTGGGGCACCACCGGCATCGGCTACAACGTCGCCGCAGTGAAGCGGATTCTCGGCGAGGGCGCCGTGATCGACAGTTGGGAGGCGGTCTTCAAGCCGGAGAACCTGGCCAAGTTCAAGGAGTGCGGCGTCCATATGCTGGATTCCGCCGACGACATTCTGCCCGCGGCGCTGACCTATCTCGGCCGCGACCCGAATTCCACCAACAAGGACGATCTCGAGAAGGCGGCCGAGGTGGTCGGCAAGGTGCAGCCGTCGGTCCGCAAGTTTCACTCTTCGGAGTATCTGAACGCGCTGGCGACCGGAGAGATCTGCCTGGTGGTGGCTTGGTCCGGCGACATCAAGCAGGCGCAGTCGCGCGCTGCCGAAGCTCACAACGGAGTCGAGATCGGTTACGCGATCCCCAAGGAGGGCGCGCAGATGTTCTTCGACAATCTGGCAATCCCGGCAGACGCCAAGAACGCCGCTGAAGCGCACGAACTGATCAACTTCCTGTATCGGCCGGACATCGCGGCGCGGAACTCGGATTTTCTGTCCTACGCCAACGGCAACAAGGCGAGCCGGGAGTTCATCAATCCGCGGGTGCTGAACGACAAGGCGATCTATCCGGACGATGCGACGCTGGCGCGGCTGTTCGTAATCACCGCGCGCGATCCCGCAACGCAGCGCACCATCAACCGGCTGTGGACCCGGGTGAAGACGGGTCGCTGA
- a CDS encoding rhodanese-like domain-containing protein, with protein sequence MVGQVEDLTAQDVQQGVAEGRYLLVDVREPNEVAAEAYPDAVVVPLSTFDPKAIPEPNGKQVVFACRSGKRSVTASLAAQSAGLPYTRHLAGGILGWKAAGLPTKPGR encoded by the coding sequence GTGGTGGGCCAGGTTGAAGATTTGACGGCGCAGGACGTTCAGCAGGGCGTCGCCGAAGGACGTTATCTGCTGGTCGATGTCCGGGAGCCGAACGAGGTCGCCGCGGAAGCCTATCCCGACGCCGTAGTTGTACCGCTGTCGACGTTCGACCCCAAGGCGATTCCTGAGCCAAACGGCAAGCAGGTGGTGTTCGCCTGCCGCTCCGGCAAACGCTCGGTGACGGCGTCGCTGGCCGCTCAGTCGGCCGGGCTGCCCTACACCCGGCATCTGGCCGGTGGCATCCTGGGCTGGAAGGCGGCCGGTCTGCCGACCAAGCCGGGCCGCTGA